In Dermacentor variabilis isolate Ectoservices chromosome 10, ASM5094787v1, whole genome shotgun sequence, the genomic window ACAATAGGAGCAGATATTTAATGCCATTTTAGAGAGGAACAGATTGCATGCGCCGACATCTTCCAGGTTCGGCCAGTCAACTTCTGGCGCCAAGTGATccatcaaagccttgtgacatcccTGTCGCTGCATTCGCAGAAACCGCAAACTAGGCAAGCGATTCATAACAACACAAGAGccgccgtactaattacaacgccgcaacAGTCAACTctagcagacgaacaggttataaaagcgacaTCAACGGCCAATGGTTGAACGAGAGCGGCTCCCATAGAaaccggatatctgtgcaggtctggagttccagtaggtcgtgggtTGAACTATAAACGCGTgtctctcgcgctctcccgagcaaacgagaaccacgagagcagcgcGCAAGGCACCCCACGTACGCAACACACCCCCCTCCCCTACGTTAACGACAATTATCCGCTCTTTAATTGTTTACTTGCAGGCCTCCATGGTTCCTGGCACGTCGGTACGCTTACGCTTCGCCGGCGTCTGCCTCATCTGCGTTTCGCTCACCGTCTTCTTTGTTTTCAACGGCGGTGACCAAAAGTTAGCCGTCAGACGCCACGCGTGGTTCCCGAAAGCCAACCAGACGCTGCAGCAAGGCAAGCCGGTCACTATCTTGTTCTGGACAAAGGCGCACGGCGACTATCACGAGCTGCTGTCCGATGCCAATAGCGGGTTCGTGTTCTACAACTGCAGCGTCCCTTGCTTCCTGGCCAGGGACAGGAGTCTGATAAGATGGGCGGACGCCGTCGTGATACACGACAGGGACGCCGACGGAAACGACCTTCCCAGGTATAGTAGAGTGCGACTCCGAGGCGCGATATTATTAAACGCTAAAGGTGCGTTCACACAGGTGGGAGACTCGCGGTCGCCAACAAGATCGCCGGCAATCAACGTCGTGcaatagaacaaaagaaagaaagccgtcGTCAGGCCCATCAGTCCGAGACCGATTTTCGTCACTGGAATAAAAAATAGCATCGATCGATTCTCTCAAGCTGACCAGGACGAAGGATACGAGAGGAGAAGGGATATGGGCGGAAGCCGCCCATATCGCATTATTGCGCTCAATGCTTCATTATTGCGCTCAAAGCTATTGCGCTCAATCAAAGCTTAAAGAGCCGTACATTTTAGTTAGTCAATAAGGCCTAGATGGCCTGAAAGCTAGAGTTAACGCCTTGCCAAGGCCCTGAAATAACGTCCCCCGACAAGGATCGGCTTTCGAAGCGCGCAAGATGGTTACTCAACTTCTgtcgctcttccacgtactgagGGCCGTCACGCAGTACGTGTCCTGTAGCCTCTGGCACATGGCACAGCTCACCGCCTGGAGACTCGATAGGCGCGTCGTATCAGGTGCACGAACCCATCTGTAAACGCCGCCACAACCAGTCTAAATCTGTCCAGAATACCGGCACAGCGGCGCTGAATTTTTGGTGGCGGTCTAAACTTCATGTTAAGGTCCAATCTCCGGAGTCCTCTATGGCCAGTTTCCAGATGGTACCAGTGCTTTTCTGTCGCTTTTCGCGGAGATACTTAACAGAATgcagttgccccccccccccccttgaataGATATAGACAGGCCCGTATTTTGGACATTAACCATGGAGGGCATATTTGGAAGGTCAGCAGGGGAAAAACTATGATGGTATAGTGGATTCTTGGCATGGAATTACCAGTCCACAATGCAAATTTACTATGTATATCGATGTTAGGTGCACTAACATAGCTATGGATTAAGCGTGAGTGTATGTTTCGCAGTGTTGGCACGAGCCGAATAGGGCGTCCACTGTGAGTACGTAACATTTTCGTAATCATTCGAGCCCACTGCAAGTCTTGTTGGTCTGCCAAATTGTATGTAGGTATCGTGTGAATTCAGCGCGGGCCAATTTGAACACAACATAATGCAGTCGAGGCCGGTATGGGGTATAGTGTCACATACGCGCTATATTCTCGGGATCGCTATCGACACGGTGTTGTTGGTCAGCGTTCCATCGTTCTATCTGCAGTGCGAGTGCTTGAGGTGCTAAAGAAGGGCAGATAAAAACAAAGTACTGGTGGGATTcaagacttcttttttttttcactgaacctcgtcacggtgcctttgcccgcgTACTGTaaaatgcatacatttttttctgtGCAGTATGTTTCGTTTTTTTCTGTTGCACGTAGTGTTGCACTAACGATGAATACGGAACGCACCTGTCTCGGCGAGTTTTCGTGCGTGCACGGCGCATACCGTGAGAGTTGGCGGGCGGCAGCGAACAGTTCGTCGCCCGCGATGGCAGCTCCAGTGTGAACGCGGCCACTTTTTCGACGATGCGGGTTGCGCCTGCTCGCGTGACAGAAAGCGCGCAGTGTGAACGGGGATTTATGGTACAGAGCTCCAGCCGTTTCGGTAGTAGCAAGCGGCCGGCAGCACGCATTTCGCACTCCGCACCCCCGCCTTTCCTCCATTATTCGCTGGGTACTATTGTGTGTAATGGTGTTGTTATAAACGTCTTCTCTGGCTACGTACGTTTATATTTTCCTTACGCTGTCACCTTGCTATGCGACGTTGAAAGACGCGCTCCCAATGGGCCACTAAGTTGACTCATCCTCTGCTACAGCCAGTTAAGCAGTGTACGAAATGGTTATTTTGACTAAAGGAAGTGCTGATTCAAAATACTGTTTATCTGGTTTTCCTCAAAGTGTGCGCCGAGATATTCTGTTGTTTCCTCAAAACTTGAGTgacatagtttcttttttttcacacctACAGAAGTGTCACGACTGTAAGCTCAACATCCTCCTCAACCGCTCCTTTTCTACAGATACGCGCAGAGCATCAGCGTTGGGTGTACTGGAATAAGGAGGCGCCCCCAACAGCCGTCCCGAGAAAATGGCGAGCCTCAGGGGCGTCTTCAACTGGACATACACCTACCGCCGCGACTCGACGTGCCGCATCCGTACTTCTTCGTGCGTCCTGTCGCCCGCCCCAGGACGGTGCCACAGCCGCAAATACGCCGCATTAAACCTGTCCAGACTGGCCGTCTGGGTCGCCAGCAACTGCCGGACCTCAAGCCGCCGCGAGGCGTTCGTCGAAGAGCTCCGCAAGCACATGGCGGTAGATGCGTTCGGCTCTTGCGGAAACCTCGCATGCCCGCGTAACGAGGACTGCTTTGCTCGTATCGGCAAGAGGTACTACTTCTACCTGGCCCTGGAAAACGCCGTGTGCCGCGACTACGTCACGGAGAAGCTGTACAACGCGCTCCAACACGACATGGTTCCGGTGGTGATGGGAAGTTACGCTGCGAGCCTGGCGCCTCCCGGATCTTGCGTCGACGCGCTTCGATTCGCGTCTCCCGAGCGTCTCGCCGTGTACCTGAAGGCGGTGGCCGCCAATGCCGCGCAGTACCAGTCTTACTTCGCCTGGAAGAAGACGCACGAGGTCCGAAGTCACGCGTTCGACGATCATTGCGTCCTCTGCGAGGCTCTTTCCAGAGCTCGTCCAGACGAACGCAAGACGTACGAGGACATCATCGAGTGGTGGCACGGCAACGGATCCGCCTGCGAGCAGTGGAAGCCGGCCAGCTGAGCCTTGTTTTCGATGGACTGTCGAGCATATCCCCTCCACCAGCATTGCCTTCCCTACTCAAAACCGCTGAGCTCAGCCATCAGTGAGTACAGATGGCCTACCTGCCGCGCGAATTGCCTACCCGCAGTGGTTCTCACATTTTGTTGCGAGCAGGTATaaggttcgattcccactcacATTCCTGCAAAGGGGGTGGGGAGGAGAACTTGTGTAAATAGCTATAATGCGTGATGGGTCCTTATGATGCAAGGTTGTGTGATACAATAAATTGCAGAATGCTTATCTTCGTGCGCTTTAGTTCCTTTACGGATAGATAATTAAATACAATAATGCACATTTGAATACATACAGACCATATGTATGGTATATATGTACAGTTCTGGCCGAAATGTCCATCGCTTCGGCAGCACTAGCAGGCAGCAGCGCATCGTCTTCTTGGCTGTCACTGATGGCGACGAGCAGAGGGCGATGGACAGAGAAGTGCGATGCATACGGGTGAGGTCTAAATTGTCTGAATCCGCTGGGCAAAGATGTGGTCGAGCGCAGTCCCGGTCGCTTCCGTAGGTACCATGACGAGGTATGCCCGCTCGGCACCAAACGCCTCCCTCGTGTACTCCGAAAACC contains:
- the LOC142559201 gene encoding alpha-(1,3)-fucosyltransferase C-like; the encoded protein is MASLRGVFNWTYTYRRDSTCRIRTSSCVLSPAPGRCHSRKYAALNLSRLAVWVASNCRTSSRREAFVEELRKHMAVDAFGSCGNLACPRNEDCFARIGKRYYFYLALENAVCRDYVTEKLYNALQHDMVPVVMGSYAASLAPPGSCVDALRFASPERLAVYLKAVAANAAQYQSYFAWKKTHEVRSHAFDDHCVLCEALSRARPDERKTYEDIIEWWHGNGSACEQWKPAS